The genome window TTCCAGTGTTAAGATTTATTTCTCCACTCTTATATGCACCAGATTCTCCATAATATTGTGTATATATCAACTTAGGAGTTTTTCCACTTTTACTTCCAACATATACTGTGATTTCATCTCCTGCTCTAGCAGCTACTCCCAATGCTTGCCAGTCATTTTGCATACCTAAATTATTAGAATTTACAGTATACTGTCCATTTTTATCTTTATATTTTCCTGATTTATTTATTTCTTGATTCACAGTTGTTACATCAGTAAGTGTTGCTCTATCATTATATAAGTCTTGAGCTAATTTTAATTCTCTCTCAATAACTGTCTTATAAGGATGATATTCTCCACTAGCTTTATCTGGAGTATTCAGTCTATCTTTTAGTTCAGTTATTTTTTCTTGAGTTATATCTTCTTTTAATTCAATCTGTAGGTCATCTGCAAATAGATTTCTTACATCATCTTCTATACTGTCATACTCATAAAACTTAAGTTCTGATATATTAGCCTTGTATGAATAAGATGAACAAACATTTACTTGTATCTTAGTAGCATTTATTGGCTCTTTTAATCTAACCATTATATACTTATTATTATTCACAGGGTCTGTCTTTGTTTCAAAAGGAACATCCCCCAAATTATGTAATTGACCATTTTCATCCCAATATCGTATTTCAAAGTCATTTATTGTCTTATCAGAAACATCAAAACGAGGTGTAGCCATAAAAGTATCCATAGTATAAGATTTATCAAAAGTTATTATTGGTCCTCTATTCGTTCCCTCAGCCGCATTATATTTTGGGAATGTCCAGTGTGTTGTAAAGTCTCCATCCACTATATTAAATTTATCAAATGGATTTTTATCACTATATTCACTTTTATCATATCCATCTGGATAAGTAACATCTACAATGTGATTTGTCGGTATTCCAAATCCACCATTCTCTTTAGGAGTATTAATCAATCTATAGTTAGGTGTTGTTGGTGCATCCATACTTTCAGTTGTCCCTATATATGTTTTAGACATTCCACTAGTTCCCAAGTGGTTAGTAGCTGTCATTCTAACTTCATATGTTGTATTATCCTTAAGACCTTCTATCTTTGAACTTGTCCCACGAATAAGCCTATCATTGTATTTTATCCAAGAGCCATTAGAAGCTTTTTCTCTATAATATAAGTCAAAATCTTTAGCTTGCTTATGATTTTTCCAACTTACATCAAGAGATTTAAATCTACCTTTAACACTTATGCCTTCTGGTGGTTCTGGCTTTGTATTTGGAACAACTTGAAATTCTAATATACTATCTGGGCTAAATTGTATAGGTTTATAGTTTGAATCTACATTTTCTGGTACTCCATCTAAGTTTTCTGGCATTGCATCTTTATATCCACTAGACCAATCGCCATTTAAAGATTGTATGCTAACTCTATATAGTCCATATGCTTCTATATCTCTAACTTCTATTGTATTTTTACTAGTTTGTAATTTTTTAGTCGATAATACTTTTCCCTTATCGTCAATTTTATCTAGTATAAGCTCATATGCCGATACATTTACTTCATTATTCCAATAAAAAGATACCTTTTCATTTCCAACAGCAGTGCTAGTCAATATTTTATTGATTTTAGGTATATTCATATCTGGCTTTGGTATTTCTTTATATACATTGTTTAAAAATTCAACTTTAGATATTTCTGCAAGGCTTCTATCATTTGCTGTTGTGGCTGTTATTTTTATAGTTATCTTTTTTACTGCTACTTGTTTACCAAGATTTATTACTATATCGCTATTTTGAACATCTGCATATGTTTCTAATGCTGACCTACTATATGTAGATGTTGTAGAGTTATCATCTTTACTGATATTACCCTCTTCTTTTGGAGTATCTTCATCTGAATCAGATTTATCTGTTGATGAATCTTCTTTACCATTATTTTCATCTTGATTTGTATTAGAGTTTGATTCTTCTTTATCACTATTTTCTTCTTGTTTATCATTATTTTCATCTTTATTATTTGAGTTATTATCAGACTGCTCTATATTTTCATCTTTATTATTTACTTCTTCTTGAATTACTTCTTCTTGTTCGTTATTTGCTTGTTCGTTATTTGCTTCTTCTTGTTGCTCTTCATCTTTTAAGTTTTTTATATATTCTTTGTTTTCATAAGGAATCTGTTGAACATTACCATCTTTGTCAGTAACTTCAACTATTCCTTTTGCTGGAGCAGTACCTTCTGGAGCTTTTATATTGATGACTTCCATATTAAGTGCTTCTGATAAAGCTATGTCCATTACTGCTGGTTTTTCCTCTGATATTTTATCATTTTTTTGAGATATTGTAACTCCATTATTTTCTTCACTAAATAAATCTTCTACATTACCTTTAATATCTGTATCACTATTTACTTTTAATTCAACCTTACTAGTATCTACTATAGGGTTGGTAGATACTATACTTTCTAGACTTTTTGCATCTTCACTTTGACCTAAATTTTTCTGCACATAATCTAAATCAACAATATCTACCTTTCCATCTCTATTTAAATCATATTCTCTTTTATTTGAATCTATATTCTCTAAAACCTTATTATAATCATTCTTATCTACTTTACCATCTTCGTTTACATCACCCATTAAGAATAATTCATAATTTAAAGGTTTATTTTTATTATCTACACTTGCTCTATTACTTAATAAAACTCTTTGTGAATAACTTGATATATCAATGTCTTTAATTTCTTTGTTCTTAAATCCAGCTCCAGAAACTTCTATATTGTATTTTCCTACAGGTAAATTGTCAAATACAATATTATAATATGATATATTCTCATCTTTATTTTTTATTTCACTTCTACTTGCAGATAGTTTTTTTATAGTATATTCTATATTATCTGCCCCAATATTTACTGTTCCTGAATCTTTTTCTCCAAGCTTTATTACCCCACTATTGTTACTATCATCTTTTAATCGTAACTGCATATTAGTCATATTTTCTGACTCATTGTTTTTTATTGGAAGTGAAAAATTTAAATCTACTTCAAGATTCCCCTTCAACTTTTCTGTAACTGATTTTTCAACTGCCCTTAGCTTTCCCTCTAATATAGTTTCTGCAAAAACGTTTAGTGGTGCGCTACACATAGATACTGCTAGTACACAAGATATTGCCTTTTTCATGAAACAACAATCCTCCCTTAATAAATATCTAACTTTTCATGAATTTAAATACTATAAGTTTCAGACAATAAAAAAAGACACTCAAAGAGAATCTTAATTATAAGATAAAAAGACTTTACTCTTTTTAGCAACTGGCTGATATGGCTTTAAAAGCTTTAATCCCTATAGTTTTGCGTCATTAGATTTCCCTAATTTTGCCATTTAATTTTCACTACTTTATTACCCATTTTATATTATCTTTAAACTTTTTAATACAATTTTTTTAAATTAAATTATAAAAATTTAGCTGTCTCAAAATAGAGATAAGCCTATTTTTCATTGTTGAAATGATGAAAATGTATTTAATTTAATACAAAAAAAGTGCCTCATGAATTAAAAATTTCATCTTGAGACACCGCAATTTTTCATTATAATTTAATTACTTATATAATTTTCTCACAAGCATAATTTTGTGTATATCTTTCTTATTCTTTATATCTTCCATAAAACTCATGTGTCGCATATAGATTCTTATCTCCTGTTATAGCTATACCAAATCCCATTATTTCATACCCTTTATGTAACATATTAGTACCTTCTCCTGGATTTGTCTTCCACTTATTAAAAATAAAGTTTCCTATATCATCTGCATCTCTATTTGTATACACAGGTTTATCTGGAATTTTATATTTAATTATATTTTCACCTTGAACTGCACTATATCCAGGCTTAATCTCACTCCAATCTAAGTACTTTAAAAAAGTAGAATATGAATTTTTTCCATTTATCGTATGAGATAAAGTCTTCTTATTTGCCATTAAGTTAGACCAATCATTTGCTAGACCCTCTAATCTACTTGCTACAGATAACGCTCTTACTCCATTTTCTTTTCTGTATTGCTTTGTAAGAGCATATACTTTACCCTTTATTCTCTCCTTAAATGCTCTGTCATTTGGATTGTAATATAACCCTTGTTGGTTTGGTGAAGCTTGATTTATACATTGCTTGATAACATTTTGATTTATGCCTCCTAGTACAGTTAATTTATTTGCACCACTTAAAATGCTCTTGTTGCTACCATTTTCAACTAAAACTACAGGAGCATTTTTTGCTATTGTAGAAACTGCCAATGCGTCTGTTAATTGCAACCCTTTACTTAGGTAAAATTCTTTACTATTTTTATAAAACTCTTGTATAACTCTCTTATTGGTATCAAATCTATCTGTTCCACCCAATCTAACAGAATTTGTACTCTTAACTAATTCGTCACTGATTATTTCACTAGAGCCAAGTGCATAACTCTTTAACCCTGTTGTGTCAAATTCTACACTATTTCCATCTGTGAGTATTATAGGTACTCCATCTCTAGCTGCTACTGGTGATGCACTTATCGCATCTGCTTCTCCCGTAAATCCATTGGCTATAATTACTTTATCTATTGGCTTAATTTCTTTTATTTTTTCAGCTATTTTTATGCTTGTATCAAATCTATTTTCACCAAATATTCTTTGTACAACCTTTTTTTTGGATAGTAACTGATTTTCAACATTTTTACTTATTGTTGATTCTGATCCTATTATATATACAGTATTTGCTTTGTTTAATCTTTCCATAGTTGTATTTGGAATTTGATTTTGTTTTGTCATTAAAATAGGTGCATTTAAGGCTCCAGCTAAGCCACTTGCACTTAAGCCATCTGCCAAGCTATTATCTGAATTGATTAGAATTGCTGTATTGTAATTTTGTTTATCAGCTATTTTTGCTGCTGTCTCATATCTGTCATTGCCTTTTATTAGTTCTACTGATGTCAACGCATTTACTATAGTAGTATTTACCATTACTAAAAATAGTGTAAGTCCTATAGCCAATATCTTTTTACTATTCTTCATATTATTTTCTACCCCCAATATATTTTTCAAATTTTTTATTAGTACTTTTGCTTATTTCTAATAAAAAGTTACAATTTTGTTACCATATTTTATATATGATACCATAGTTATCCATATAACTCAAACAATACAGTTAAATTCTTTATTCTCCATAAATTCAAAAAATTATAACTTATTTTATTTAATTAAGTAATAAATTCAAAATAATATACATTAATGGGGTATTTAATCACTATAAGCAGTATAATTTATAAAAGCAGTATAATTTATAAGAATTTTTTTATAATATGAAGTTCACAATATTATAATCAAAAATAAAATAGGGAAGTATCTCAAAATGAATTTTTTAGTTCGTAAGTCACTCTTTCTTATATGAAATTATCGTATTTAGCCATACAGAAACACCCCAATCGTTAGATTTTTTGTCCAACAATTGGGGTGCAGTACAATTTCTATTTTGAGATAGCCTCTTATTTTTATTTCATTATTTTTATATATTTTCTAATATCTAAACTATGTCTTACATATTAATATATTGTATAACCATATATTATCTAAATAAACTTTTAACATTAATCCCTATATATTATTAGTTCTTAGTAAATAAGTTTATTTTTTCTGCTATTTTTTCAATAGCGTTTTTAGCTATTCCTTCACCTATTTGTACTAACTTAGTAGCATTCTTAAGTCTTAACTCAACTACTTCTTCTTGTGATTTAGAAAGTTCTTCTGTAGTTAATACTATTGGAGCTTTTGAACTAGCTGCAAGTGGTGCTGCTGTAAGTGCATCAACTAATTGTCCATTTCCACCTACATAACCATCTTTTGCAACATATGCTTTAGTTGCACCTGCATAGTACTTGTTGATTACTTTAGCATTAGTATCTTTTCTATTTTCTCCAGCTAATCTTTCAACTTTATTATTTAAATCTATTTCAACTAATTTGTCTTCAACTTCTTTTGATACAGAATTCTCTCCACCTACTATTTCTAATTCTTTCCCTCTTAATAGTTTTTCAGCATTTGCATCTAACTCATTACCTGTAACTATTATTGGAGCACCAAATTGAGCAGCTCTAGCTGATATACTCATAGCATCTGCTTCTCCATTTCCTCCTACTACGAAAGCAGTC of Clostridioides sp. ES-S-0054-01 contains these proteins:
- a CDS encoding calcium-binding adhesion protein; translation: MKKAISCVLAVSMCSAPLNVFAETILEGKLRAVEKSVTEKLKGNLEVDLNFSLPIKNNESENMTNMQLRLKDDSNNSGVIKLGEKDSGTVNIGADNIEYTIKKLSASRSEIKNKDENISYYNIVFDNLPVGKYNIEVSGAGFKNKEIKDIDISSYSQRVLLSNRASVDNKNKPLNYELFLMGDVNEDGKVDKNDYNKVLENIDSNKREYDLNRDGKVDIVDLDYVQKNLGQSEDAKSLESIVSTNPIVDTSKVELKVNSDTDIKGNVEDLFSEENNGVTISQKNDKISEEKPAVMDIALSEALNMEVINIKAPEGTAPAKGIVEVTDKDGNVQQIPYENKEYIKNLKDEEQQEEANNEQANNEQEEVIQEEVNNKDENIEQSDNNSNNKDENNDKQEENSDKEESNSNTNQDENNGKEDSSTDKSDSDEDTPKEEGNISKDDNSTTSTYSRSALETYADVQNSDIVINLGKQVAVKKITIKITATTANDRSLAEISKVEFLNNVYKEIPKPDMNIPKINKILTSTAVGNEKVSFYWNNEVNVSAYELILDKIDDKGKVLSTKKLQTSKNTIEVRDIEAYGLYRVSIQSLNGDWSSGYKDAMPENLDGVPENVDSNYKPIQFSPDSILEFQVVPNTKPEPPEGISVKGRFKSLDVSWKNHKQAKDFDLYYREKASNGSWIKYNDRLIRGTSSKIEGLKDNTTYEVRMTATNHLGTSGMSKTYIGTTESMDAPTTPNYRLINTPKENGGFGIPTNHIVDVTYPDGYDKSEYSDKNPFDKFNIVDGDFTTHWTFPKYNAAEGTNRGPIITFDKSYTMDTFMATPRFDVSDKTINDFEIRYWDENGQLHNLGDVPFETKTDPVNNNKYIMVRLKEPINATKIQVNVCSSYSYKANISELKFYEYDSIEDDVRNLFADDLQIELKEDITQEKITELKDRLNTPDKASGEYHPYKTVIERELKLAQDLYNDRATLTDVTTVNQEINKSGKYKDKNGQYTVNSNNLGMQNDWQALGVAARAGDEITVYVGSKSGKTPKLIYTQYYGESGAYKSGEINLNTGKNVIQLSKLHSLDIECGGSLYIRYPDDTPSGGDIKVRVAGATKIPHLNLNGTINDKSPEGVSQSKKKIKAYIEELAKYKDAIKGEPYYPGTNIGNSYGYSEKTGVLNTTDIESDKVTLNVPATAVYQGISKGNSDLNTQVDRLYNSMLAWEQIMDLIYSERGVFKTQDLDGNGTVDDNEFNITKNDMAPKSRMNIKYQRMFIGAFMYASGLHVGVEYGSVPGLMNGVPFQIDTNGKASGGSLFGWGIGHEIGHVTDIGKMTYSETSNNVLALLAQTFDDKTHSRLEGSTMDKIYEHVTSNSLGIPSNVFERLGMLWQLHLAYDDDFTGSMLKNNSDADLSNDTFYAKISRKYRALSSSDPINSLPKDQMLVAMASSVVEKDLRDYFKAWGVEITPELSSIMDSNKYEKEARKIQYVNDEARRKILNENIASMAKDTKVSASFSDGIISGSLVKSNKISIDLDVDKDKDKILGYEIIRSDGNYLDGENGTQVKYRTVGFVDAKGNSKAKFTDNISPLNNRAFTYKVVAYDYHLNPTEEFEVGTVKLSDEGKINKSAWSFITNTVSDGDVRTENDSHGPLQNPEIDNIKDNDASTTYKGKRISKAEWNKDPQKDPDINVEENPYIIVDMKETLPIVGLKYTKPKTEARKFSLKGLFNFRKDTSTTYNSLTNYKIQVSNDKKNWEDVSQGTFEYGQDLVGGGKDQDNEARVTFNKNGNLWTYQARYVKLISNNKSNIEVAELDIIGPPGDNIEIGTVNSADQTRTNGIGKLAEDYVYQSDNSNTSEDETAKIPAGSIVITGEYSGNPAFNLPLLIDKNNKTISGEALLFAEVPEKGELGEISKGTWVYYMPKESFDSLSDKVKAELYRYNDLQGDTPVGQRFVSDTMYVPVEAKNYDELKTISLTDSNSKARKATRNAIDVSNKKVVAVSNKVKGNIVRDK
- a CDS encoding cell wall-binding protein Cwp9: MKNSKKILAIGLTLFLVMVNTTIVNALTSVELIKGNDRYETAAKIADKQNYNTAILINSDNSLADGLSASGLAGALNAPILMTKQNQIPNTTMERLNKANTVYIIGSESTISKNVENQLLSKKKVVQRIFGENRFDTSIKIAEKIKEIKPIDKVIIANGFTGEADAISASPVAARDGVPIILTDGNSVEFDTTGLKSYALGSSEIISDELVKSTNSVRLGGTDRFDTNKRVIQEFYKNSKEFYLSKGLQLTDALAVSTIAKNAPVVLVENGSNKSILSGANKLTVLGGINQNVIKQCINQASPNQQGLYYNPNDRAFKERIKGKVYALTKQYRKENGVRALSVASRLEGLANDWSNLMANKKTLSHTINGKNSYSTFLKYLDWSEIKPGYSAVQGENIIKYKIPDKPVYTNRDADDIGNFIFNKWKTNPGEGTNMLHKGYEIMGFGIAITGDKNLYATHEFYGRYKE